A genome region from Natronosalvus rutilus includes the following:
- the acs gene encoding acetate--CoA ligase: MAQEEPALEARLAEGETYEPPASFVEQANVSDPGIYEEFEENWPECWERAADLLSWNQEYDTVLEDDDAPFYRWFTGGELNASYNCLDRHVEEGAKNRAAIKWEGELGETRTYTYSDLLYEVEAFAASLRELGVEEDDVVTLYLPMIPELPIAMLACARIGAPHSVVFAGFSADALATRMNAADSEYLVTCDGYYRRGDGLDHLSKANEGLEGVDHDVETVVVDRLGDDHSHSLSENQRDYDELVEAHEGETVEPVSREAEDMLFLMYTSGTTGQPKGVKHTTGGYLSYAAWTSHAVLDVKPEDTYWCAADIGWITGHSYIVYGPLALGTTTVMYEGTPDYPEKDRLWELVEKNDVDIFYTAPTAIRAFMKWGKQYPDQHDLSSLRLLGTVGEPINPRAWQWYYDHIGDGECPIIDTWWQTETGGMMITTLPGVGEMKPGSAGPPLPGIDARIVDASGDQVEAGNAGYLTVNNPWPGMLRTLYNNDERFLSEYWQEYSDEESDEWVYFPEDGAKIDEDGYITILGRVDDVINVSGHRLGTMEIESAIVGVEGVAEAAVVGGDHDIKGEAVYAYVIPEDGYTDDDSLESRIVEGVEDAIGPIARPEEVIVTPELPKTRSGKIMRRLLEDIASGNELGNTSTLRNPEVVEDIAAQVGDD; the protein is encoded by the coding sequence ATGGCACAGGAAGAACCTGCACTCGAGGCGCGGTTGGCCGAGGGGGAGACCTACGAGCCGCCGGCATCGTTCGTCGAGCAAGCGAACGTAAGCGATCCGGGGATTTACGAGGAGTTCGAGGAGAACTGGCCGGAGTGCTGGGAGCGCGCTGCGGACCTGCTCTCCTGGAACCAGGAGTACGACACCGTACTCGAGGACGACGACGCGCCGTTCTATCGATGGTTCACCGGCGGCGAGCTCAACGCGTCGTACAACTGCCTCGACCGCCACGTCGAGGAGGGCGCGAAGAATCGGGCGGCGATCAAGTGGGAGGGTGAACTTGGGGAGACCCGAACGTACACCTACAGCGACCTGCTGTACGAGGTCGAGGCCTTTGCCGCCTCGTTGCGAGAGTTGGGCGTCGAGGAGGACGACGTCGTCACCCTCTACCTGCCGATGATTCCCGAGTTACCGATTGCGATGCTCGCGTGTGCCCGCATCGGGGCGCCGCATAGCGTCGTCTTCGCCGGCTTCTCCGCCGATGCCCTCGCGACGCGGATGAACGCCGCCGACAGCGAGTACCTCGTCACCTGCGACGGCTACTACCGCCGCGGTGACGGCCTCGACCACCTCTCGAAGGCCAACGAGGGACTCGAGGGCGTCGATCACGACGTCGAGACGGTGGTCGTCGACCGCCTCGGTGACGATCACTCGCACTCGCTGAGTGAGAACCAGCGCGACTACGACGAACTCGTCGAGGCTCACGAAGGCGAGACGGTCGAGCCGGTCTCGAGGGAGGCCGAGGACATGCTGTTCCTGATGTACACCTCGGGCACCACCGGCCAGCCCAAGGGGGTGAAACACACCACGGGTGGCTACCTCTCGTATGCCGCCTGGACCTCTCACGCCGTTTTGGACGTCAAACCCGAGGACACCTACTGGTGTGCGGCCGACATCGGCTGGATCACTGGCCACTCCTACATCGTCTACGGTCCGCTCGCGCTGGGTACGACCACCGTCATGTACGAGGGGACGCCCGACTACCCTGAGAAAGACCGGCTGTGGGAACTCGTCGAGAAGAACGACGTCGACATCTTCTACACTGCCCCGACGGCGATTCGGGCGTTCATGAAGTGGGGCAAGCAGTACCCCGATCAGCACGACCTCTCGAGTCTGCGTCTTTTGGGGACGGTCGGAGAGCCGATCAACCCCCGCGCCTGGCAGTGGTACTACGACCACATCGGCGACGGCGAGTGTCCCATCATCGACACCTGGTGGCAAACGGAGACGGGCGGGATGATGATCACCACGCTCCCTGGCGTCGGTGAGATGAAACCCGGATCGGCCGGGCCGCCGTTGCCCGGCATCGACGCCAGAATCGTCGACGCCAGCGGCGATCAGGTTGAGGCGGGGAACGCCGGCTATCTCACCGTCAATAACCCGTGGCCCGGGATGCTGCGCACGCTGTACAACAACGACGAGCGCTTCCTCTCCGAGTACTGGCAGGAGTATTCGGATGAGGAGAGCGACGAGTGGGTGTACTTCCCCGAAGACGGCGCGAAAATCGACGAGGACGGCTACATCACCATCCTCGGGCGCGTCGACGACGTCATCAACGTCTCCGGCCACCGTCTGGGCACGATGGAAATTGAGAGCGCCATCGTCGGCGTCGAGGGCGTCGCCGAAGCTGCCGTCGTCGGCGGCGACCACGACATCAAAGGCGAAGCCGTCTACGCCTACGTCATCCCCGAAGACGGCTACACGGACGACGACAGCCTCGAGTCGCGTATCGTTGAGGGGGTAGAGGATGCCATCGGACCCATCGCCCGGCCCGAAGAAGTGATCGTCACACCCGAACTCCCCAAGACGCGCTCGGGCAAGATCATGCGCCGGTTGCTCGAGGACATCGCCTCGGGGAACGAACTCGGCAACACCTCGACCCTCCGAAACCCGGAGGTCGTCGAGGACATCGCTGCCCAGGTTGGGGACGACTGA
- a CDS encoding DUF4212 domain-containing protein → MPDNTTHESKSEERTVATDGGRSDVEREKEIDYLDVEINLLKPGTPFMRDHNRVILTGFFLWAVIVFGPITATRLAPDLMTTTMPGLGFPLHYFLIAIGGPGGALLLSVWYVRKRDSIDEKYGIEQIQATETGRTDTSSEATATDGGVDR, encoded by the coding sequence ATGCCAGACAATACCACTCACGAATCGAAGAGCGAAGAACGGACCGTCGCGACCGATGGCGGCCGTTCGGACGTCGAACGAGAGAAAGAGATCGACTACCTGGACGTCGAGATTAACCTGCTGAAGCCGGGAACCCCGTTCATGCGGGATCACAACAGGGTCATCCTGACGGGATTCTTCCTCTGGGCGGTGATCGTATTCGGACCGATCACCGCGACGCGGCTGGCGCCGGACCTGATGACGACAACGATGCCGGGGCTAGGGTTTCCGCTTCACTACTTCCTGATCGCAATTGGCGGTCCGGGCGGCGCACTACTGTTGTCGGTCTGGTACGTGCGTAAGCGCGACAGTATAGACGAGAAGTACGGAATCGAGCAGATACAGGCGACGGAGACAGGGCGCACCGACACCAGTTCGGAGGCGACGGCAACCGACGGGGGTGTCGATCGATGA
- a CDS encoding universal stress protein has protein sequence MYERILIPTDGSSVAEVAVEHALDHAEKYGAEVHALYVVDTDAVAYGLGTEQVDRLRQGDFQGMTELREKAEAATGYVRDLAEAKGLSVVEHYSGGRPHALIADYVEDNDIDLVVMGSHGRSGVRRALLGSVTERTLRSTTVPVLVVDARKSVEE, from the coding sequence ATGTACGAACGCATACTCATCCCGACGGACGGTAGCAGCGTGGCGGAAGTAGCGGTCGAGCACGCACTCGACCACGCGGAGAAGTACGGCGCGGAGGTACACGCGCTGTACGTCGTCGACACTGACGCGGTCGCCTACGGGCTTGGGACGGAACAGGTCGACCGCCTCAGGCAGGGCGACTTCCAGGGCATGACCGAGCTTCGCGAGAAGGCAGAAGCCGCGACCGGGTACGTTCGCGACCTGGCCGAAGCGAAAGGTCTCTCGGTGGTCGAACACTACTCGGGCGGCCGGCCGCACGCCCTGATCGCCGACTACGTCGAGGACAACGACATCGACCTCGTCGTCATGGGCAGCCACGGCCGCTCCGGCGTCAGGCGCGCCCTGCTGGGTAGCGTCACCGAACGAACCCTGCGGTCGACGACCGTTCCGGTGCTCGTCGTCGACGCCCGGAAGTCGGTCGAGGAGTAA
- a CDS encoding bacterio-opsin activator domain-containing protein produces the protein MTDGGSTVLTATRYEALLNAAETHREALVVRLCGDVGLRPAEVVRLTPSCVRQLRADPPRYGLAVPASRESVDDPARVAYLPTRVERALRQYAHGNGIGDDDRLVPVTPRRVQMLVTEVSSRASERFDDSALETVSSSDLRRFFAERALRETRNPRAVKAAGGWQSFEALEPYLPNPTRDELVRAFEPLETGRTPDGSSVPSALSNGGRPVQERASEPTGNSTDDALQEVLERSDRYAWFHLDSDGRIDRWSEGAAALFKYAAEDVIGSHVEILFPDAALDEGVPDRLLETARDEHGVDADGWRCRADGSRTHVLETIVPLDADGSRGFVVLACQDSSPDHRFEPARAVTAALLEASTHEAVETEVCRALVDEGPYELAWINRTTASRTRREWYAASGLEDAVIEHLQAAFEEATDVDHGDLADGSVRTNVSTDDFDGTLLAVSVRYGDTVYGTLLLGTARETVGERERTWLETLGSQVGHTIAAVRRRNLLLSDAVVELEFACRDAASFFVDASARLDCRFELDSLVPIDDHTQLYYVHVTDATPAAVFEHAESDAGIRECRVIDTYADGSRLEFVVEGSSPALTLMEYGVTVLESVTRDGTTTITAECASDTDVRTVVDGLRAAFPASELVGKRQVERSVQTARAFRTGLEERLTDRQEAALRAAYFGGYYDWPRESTAEEIADAMDVSSPTLHNHLRKGQHELLRTFFDDRP, from the coding sequence ATGACCGATGGTGGATCGACGGTGCTGACAGCGACTCGGTATGAGGCGCTGTTGAACGCCGCCGAAACTCACCGCGAGGCCCTCGTCGTCCGGCTATGCGGCGACGTCGGCCTCCGACCGGCGGAGGTCGTGCGATTGACGCCGAGTTGCGTCCGGCAACTTCGCGCCGACCCACCACGATACGGGCTCGCCGTCCCCGCCTCGAGGGAGTCGGTCGACGACCCCGCCCGAGTCGCCTACCTCCCAACACGGGTCGAACGAGCACTTCGCCAGTACGCCCACGGCAACGGTATCGGCGACGATGACCGTCTCGTTCCCGTCACGCCGCGTCGCGTCCAGATGCTCGTCACCGAGGTGAGTTCCCGGGCGAGCGAGCGGTTCGACGATTCGGCGCTCGAGACCGTCTCCTCGAGCGATCTGCGCCGCTTTTTCGCGGAACGTGCGCTTCGCGAAACACGCAACCCGCGAGCCGTCAAAGCCGCCGGTGGCTGGCAGAGTTTCGAGGCGCTCGAGCCCTACCTCCCCAACCCGACGCGCGACGAGCTGGTTCGGGCGTTCGAGCCGCTCGAAACGGGGCGCACGCCGGATGGTTCGTCGGTCCCCTCGGCCCTCTCGAACGGCGGTCGACCGGTACAGGAGCGAGCGAGCGAACCGACCGGGAACTCGACGGACGACGCGCTGCAGGAAGTACTTGAGCGGTCCGACCGATACGCCTGGTTTCACCTCGATTCCGACGGACGCATCGACCGCTGGAGCGAGGGAGCGGCCGCCCTCTTCAAGTACGCGGCAGAGGACGTGATCGGCTCGCACGTCGAAATCCTCTTTCCGGACGCGGCCCTCGACGAGGGCGTTCCCGATCGGCTGCTCGAGACCGCGCGCGACGAACACGGAGTCGATGCCGACGGGTGGCGCTGCCGAGCTGACGGGTCACGGACGCACGTACTCGAAACGATCGTCCCCCTCGACGCCGACGGGAGCCGGGGGTTCGTCGTTCTCGCGTGCCAGGATTCGAGCCCTGACCACCGGTTCGAACCCGCTCGAGCGGTCACAGCCGCGCTGCTCGAGGCCTCGACGCACGAGGCCGTCGAAACCGAGGTCTGTCGCGCGCTCGTCGACGAAGGGCCGTACGAACTCGCCTGGATCAACCGAACGACCGCCTCGAGAACCCGCCGAGAGTGGTACGCCGCGAGCGGCCTCGAGGACGCGGTGATCGAGCACCTGCAGGCGGCCTTCGAAGAAGCCACCGACGTGGACCACGGAGACCTGGCCGACGGAAGCGTCCGCACGAACGTCTCGACCGACGACTTCGACGGGACGCTCCTGGCGGTTTCCGTCCGTTACGGCGACACCGTCTACGGCACGCTACTCCTCGGAACGGCCCGCGAGACGGTCGGCGAACGGGAACGGACCTGGCTCGAGACCCTCGGTTCCCAGGTCGGTCACACCATCGCGGCCGTCCGACGTCGTAACCTCCTGCTCTCCGACGCGGTGGTCGAGCTCGAGTTCGCCTGCCGGGACGCGGCGTCGTTCTTCGTCGACGCCAGCGCTCGACTCGACTGTCGGTTCGAACTCGACTCGCTCGTCCCCATCGACGATCATACCCAGTTATACTACGTCCACGTCACCGACGCCACCCCGGCAGCCGTCTTCGAACACGCCGAATCGGACGCCGGCATTCGAGAGTGCCGGGTGATCGATACCTACGCGGACGGCAGCCGCCTCGAGTTCGTCGTCGAGGGTTCCTCGCCGGCGCTCACGCTGATGGAGTACGGCGTGACCGTGCTCGAGTCGGTGACCCGGGACGGGACGACGACGATCACGGCCGAGTGTGCGAGCGATACCGACGTCAGAACCGTCGTCGACGGCCTGCGTGCGGCGTTTCCCGCGTCGGAACTCGTCGGGAAGCGCCAGGTCGAGCGCTCCGTCCAGACGGCCCGCGCGTTCCGAACGGGCCTGGAAGAGCGACTCACCGACCGCCAGGAGGCCGCGCTTCGAGCGGCGTACTTCGGCGGGTACTACGACTGGCCGCGCGAGAGTACGGCCGAGGAGATTGCCGACGCGATGGACGTCTCTTCGCCCACTCTGCACAACCACCTCAGGAAAGGACAGCACGAACTGCTGCGGACGTTCTTCGACGACCGTCCCTAA
- a CDS encoding KaiC domain-containing protein, which translates to MGEDLEDDWFERALEERENETDDGEEERGDNLAKDGDGERAEERGDDRAEDDVDAAENQGSKDTDSSSTSLFDEDFGSALDNVEMPDVGAETTPPRDTLARPDGFDDLDFDLGGPEETDFEADVDSELPRIDLGIDGLDRMIQGGVPERTLMVAMGPAGTGKTTFGLQFLHYGLKNSENAVFITLEESRERVINSATEKGYPFEEYVETGQLAVVGVDPIEMANSLTSIRNDLPRLIEDFGASRLVLDSVSLLEMMYEDRAKRRNEIYDFTRSLKEAGVTAMLTSEVSETSPYASRYGIVEYLTDAVFVLQYVRPDDFRETRLAIEIQKIRDANHSREKKPYEITSEGLSVYQQANLF; encoded by the coding sequence ATGGGTGAGGACCTCGAGGACGACTGGTTCGAGCGCGCCCTCGAGGAACGCGAAAATGAGACCGACGACGGCGAGGAAGAGAGGGGTGACAATCTGGCGAAAGATGGGGATGGCGAACGAGCGGAAGAGAGAGGCGACGACCGAGCAGAAGACGATGTCGACGCCGCGGAAAACCAGGGTAGCAAGGACACGGACAGCTCTTCGACCTCGCTGTTCGACGAGGACTTCGGCAGCGCCCTCGACAACGTCGAGATGCCGGACGTCGGCGCCGAAACGACGCCTCCGAGGGACACCCTGGCAAGGCCGGACGGCTTCGACGACCTCGACTTTGACCTCGGCGGGCCAGAGGAAACCGACTTCGAAGCGGACGTCGACAGCGAGTTACCGCGGATCGACCTGGGAATCGACGGCCTCGATCGAATGATCCAGGGCGGCGTCCCCGAACGCACGCTCATGGTCGCGATGGGGCCCGCCGGCACCGGCAAGACCACGTTCGGCCTCCAGTTCCTCCACTACGGCCTCAAGAACAGTGAGAACGCTGTGTTCATCACGCTCGAGGAGAGCCGCGAACGGGTGATCAACAGCGCCACCGAGAAGGGCTACCCGTTCGAGGAGTACGTCGAGACGGGCCAGCTCGCGGTCGTCGGCGTCGATCCGATCGAGATGGCGAATAGCCTCACGTCGATCCGCAACGACCTGCCCCGACTCATCGAGGACTTCGGCGCGTCGCGGCTCGTCCTCGACTCCGTCTCGCTGCTCGAGATGATGTACGAGGACCGAGCGAAGCGCCGCAACGAAATCTACGACTTCACGCGCAGTCTCAAAGAGGCGGGCGTCACGGCGATGCTGACGAGCGAGGTGTCGGAAACCTCGCCGTACGCCTCCCGGTACGGAATCGTCGAGTACCTCACTGACGCCGTGTTCGTCCTACAGTACGTGCGCCCGGATGACTTCCGGGAGACGCGGCTGGCGATCGAGATTCAGAAGATCCGGGACGCGAACCACTCCCGGGAGAAGAAACCGTACGAGATCACGAGCGAGGGGCTGTCGGTCTATCAACAGGCCAACCTGTTCTGA
- the acs gene encoding acetate--CoA ligase: MGDRDEVPSDGASNDESSQSPPASFVEQANVDEDLTDTFERTWPECWDRAGELLEWDDPYATVLDDENPPFYRWFPGGTLNASYNCLDRHLESGRKNHAAIRWEGKDGERRTFTYRELYVEVNECAAALRELGVQEDDVVTIYLPMIPELPITMLACARIGAPHSVVFAGLSAAALATRMDAADSEYLLTCDGYYRRGDAFNQKSKADNAVLSVDANVTTVVVDRLGDELPHVLGSNEYDYEALLEAHSQETVEPVSRDADDMLFLMYTSGTTGEPKGVVHSTGGYLAYAAWTARTVLDIKPEDTYWCAADIGWITGHSYIVYGPLALGTTTVMYEGTPDYPDRDRLWEIVERMAVDVFYTAPTAVRAFMKWGKQYPERHDLSSLRLLGSVGEPINPRAWHWYREHVGGGECPIVDTWWQTETGGIAISTVPGVDEMKPGSAGPPLPGIQVDLLDSDATAVDPGETGYLTLERPWPGMAETLYDDDERYVAEYWRQFSDPDAGEWRYASGDAARADEDGYLTILGRVDDVLNIAGHQVSTMELESAIAGVEGIAEAAVVGGSNGGDVYAYVSTEGATDDGDALERRIIEAVETEIGPIARPETVVFTPELPKTRSGKIMRRLLEDVTNDEPLGDTSALRNPEIVGEIQSAVRDQ; encoded by the coding sequence ATGGGAGACAGAGACGAGGTTCCGAGCGACGGGGCCTCGAACGACGAGTCGAGCCAATCGCCACCGGCGTCCTTCGTCGAACAGGCGAACGTCGACGAGGACCTCACGGACACCTTCGAGCGGACGTGGCCCGAGTGCTGGGACCGGGCTGGCGAGCTGCTCGAGTGGGACGACCCCTACGCGACCGTCCTCGACGACGAGAACCCGCCCTTCTATCGCTGGTTCCCCGGCGGAACGCTCAACGCCTCGTACAACTGCCTCGATCGCCACCTCGAGTCCGGCCGGAAGAACCACGCGGCGATTCGCTGGGAGGGAAAAGACGGCGAGCGTCGGACGTTCACCTACCGGGAACTCTACGTCGAAGTGAACGAGTGTGCGGCGGCCCTGCGCGAACTGGGCGTCCAGGAGGACGACGTCGTGACGATCTACCTCCCGATGATCCCCGAACTCCCGATCACGATGCTCGCCTGTGCCCGAATCGGCGCCCCCCACTCGGTCGTCTTCGCCGGGCTGTCGGCGGCCGCGCTCGCGACCCGGATGGACGCCGCCGACAGCGAGTACCTGCTCACCTGCGACGGCTACTACCGTCGCGGCGACGCGTTCAACCAGAAGAGCAAGGCCGACAACGCCGTCCTCTCGGTCGACGCGAACGTCACGACCGTCGTCGTCGACCGCCTCGGGGACGAACTCCCCCACGTCCTCGGCTCGAACGAGTACGATTACGAGGCGTTGCTCGAGGCCCACTCCCAGGAAACCGTGGAACCGGTCTCGCGAGACGCCGACGACATGCTCTTCCTGATGTACACGTCGGGCACGACTGGCGAACCGAAAGGCGTCGTCCACTCCACCGGCGGCTACCTGGCCTACGCGGCCTGGACCGCCCGTACCGTCCTCGACATCAAACCCGAGGACACCTACTGGTGTGCGGCGGACATCGGCTGGATTACCGGTCACTCCTACATCGTCTACGGTCCGCTCGCGCTGGGCACGACCACCGTGATGTACGAGGGGACGCCCGACTACCCCGACCGCGACCGGCTCTGGGAGATCGTCGAGCGGATGGCCGTCGACGTCTTCTACACGGCGCCGACGGCCGTCCGCGCGTTCATGAAGTGGGGGAAACAGTACCCTGAACGCCACGACCTCTCGAGCCTGCGCCTGCTCGGGAGCGTCGGCGAACCGATCAACCCCCGCGCCTGGCACTGGTATCGCGAGCACGTCGGCGGCGGCGAGTGCCCCATCGTCGACACCTGGTGGCAGACCGAGACCGGCGGCATCGCGATTTCGACGGTGCCGGGCGTCGACGAGATGAAGCCCGGGTCCGCGGGGCCGCCGTTGCCGGGCATCCAGGTCGACCTGCTCGACAGCGACGCCACCGCGGTTGACCCCGGAGAAACGGGCTACCTGACGCTCGAGCGTCCGTGGCCGGGGATGGCCGAAACGCTCTACGACGACGACGAGCGGTACGTCGCAGAGTACTGGCGGCAGTTTTCCGACCCCGACGCCGGCGAGTGGCGCTACGCCAGCGGCGATGCGGCCCGGGCGGACGAGGACGGTTACCTCACGATCCTCGGGCGCGTCGACGACGTACTCAACATCGCCGGCCACCAGGTCAGCACGATGGAACTCGAGTCCGCCATCGCCGGCGTCGAGGGCATCGCGGAGGCGGCCGTCGTCGGCGGGTCCAACGGTGGCGACGTCTACGCCTACGTGAGTACCGAAGGGGCCACCGACGACGGCGACGCCCTCGAGCGACGGATTATCGAGGCCGTCGAGACCGAGATTGGCCCTATCGCCCGGCCCGAAACCGTCGTGTTCACGCCCGAGTTGCCCAAGACCCGATCGGGCAAGATTATGCGCCGCCTCCTCGAGGACGTGACGAACGACGAACCGCTGGGTGATACGAGCGCGTTACGGAATCCGGAGATCGTCGGAGAGATCCAGTCGGCGGTTCGTGACCAGTAG
- a CDS encoding VC_2705 family sodium/solute symporter encodes MNGLALAALSLLGDAGVVLQSDQELLPEGLNIGFKLLPAIIVIAMMGLFLAAGVFYKVADTADMWVAGRSIGNVENGMAIGSNWMSAASYLGMASLIALSGIYGLAFVVGWTAGYFVLLIFLAAQMRRFGKYTAPDFIGDRFNSDAARAIAAVTTFLIGFVYALGQARGMGLVGLYILGDPGIPGLSGYQAMMVIFMVITIAYLSLSGMLGATKTMVLQYVILIGAFLIGLLVTGWAAGYSTFLPQLEYGMLISELSSEFSEPFVNQSYYVWIATAFSLIFGTCGLPHVLVRFYTVENERTARWSCTWGLFFISLLYLSAPAYAAFGTDLYSSEVQPAYGDPGMSTEAGDVIVVLATQLAGLPTWLVGFVAAGGIAAAVATVAGLFIAGSSAISHDIYANIINPDATQRQQVLVGRLSIIALGVLTILFSLDPSAPIAALVSFAFSLAATVLFPMFFLGLWWEKTNRQGALAGMSTGLILWLIPMFNEGHFQITPLGNEFIATWMPAIGSGLIGVPVVFAVTIIVSLVTPEPPLQTKQMVRQCHSPDPMPKDKTAADVVRERNGNGPTPADD; translated from the coding sequence ATGAACGGCCTCGCGTTGGCAGCGCTCTCGCTGCTTGGGGATGCAGGCGTCGTACTACAGTCTGACCAGGAGTTGCTTCCCGAAGGGCTGAACATCGGGTTCAAGTTGCTCCCGGCGATCATCGTCATCGCGATGATGGGGCTGTTCCTAGCGGCAGGCGTCTTCTACAAGGTGGCAGATACGGCGGACATGTGGGTCGCCGGTCGCTCGATCGGCAACGTCGAGAACGGCATGGCCATCGGCTCCAACTGGATGTCGGCGGCGTCGTATCTCGGGATGGCCTCCCTAATCGCGCTGTCTGGGATTTACGGCCTGGCGTTCGTCGTCGGCTGGACCGCCGGCTACTTCGTGTTGCTCATCTTCCTGGCCGCTCAGATGCGCCGATTCGGGAAGTACACCGCACCGGACTTCATCGGCGATCGATTCAATTCCGACGCCGCCCGTGCCATCGCGGCAGTCACGACGTTCCTCATCGGATTCGTCTACGCGCTCGGGCAGGCCCGCGGAATGGGGCTGGTCGGCCTGTACATCCTCGGCGATCCCGGAATCCCGGGATTGAGCGGTTACCAGGCGATGATGGTAATCTTCATGGTCATCACGATCGCGTACCTCTCGCTGTCGGGAATGCTCGGGGCGACCAAAACGATGGTCCTCCAGTACGTCATCCTCATCGGCGCGTTCCTGATCGGGCTGCTGGTGACCGGTTGGGCGGCGGGCTACTCGACATTCCTCCCTCAGCTCGAGTACGGAATGTTGATCAGCGAACTCAGCAGCGAGTTCTCCGAGCCGTTCGTGAACCAGAGTTACTACGTCTGGATCGCGACGGCGTTCAGCCTGATCTTCGGGACCTGCGGGCTCCCGCACGTCCTCGTTCGCTTCTACACGGTCGAGAACGAGCGAACGGCCCGCTGGTCGTGCACCTGGGGACTGTTCTTCATCAGTCTGCTGTACCTCTCGGCACCAGCGTACGCGGCGTTCGGGACCGACCTCTACAGCAGCGAGGTCCAGCCGGCATACGGTGACCCGGGCATGAGCACCGAGGCCGGTGACGTCATCGTCGTGCTGGCGACGCAGCTGGCCGGCCTGCCCACCTGGCTCGTCGGCTTCGTCGCGGCAGGCGGCATCGCCGCGGCGGTCGCGACGGTCGCCGGACTGTTCATCGCCGGCTCGTCGGCGATCTCCCACGACATCTACGCGAACATCATCAACCCCGACGCGACCCAGCGCCAGCAGGTCCTCGTCGGCCGACTGAGCATCATCGCTCTCGGTGTGCTGACGATCCTGTTCTCGCTCGACCCGTCGGCCCCAATCGCCGCACTGGTCTCGTTCGCGTTCTCGCTGGCGGCCACCGTGCTGTTCCCGATGTTCTTCCTCGGTCTCTGGTGGGAGAAGACGAACCGTCAGGGCGCGCTCGCCGGGATGTCCACCGGGCTGATCCTCTGGCTCATCCCGATGTTCAACGAGGGGCACTTCCAGATCACCCCCCTGGGGAACGAGTTCATCGCGACCTGGATGCCTGCCATCGGCTCGGGTCTGATCGGCGTGCCAGTCGTCTTCGCCGTCACGATCATCGTGTCGCTGGTGACGCCCGAACCACCTCTCCAGACCAAGCAGATGGTCCGGCAGTGTCACAGCCCAGATCCGATGCCCAAAGACAAGACGGCGGCCGACGTCGTCAGGGAACGGAACGGAAACGGACCCACCCCTGCGGACGACTGA
- a CDS encoding tRNA (cytidine(56)-2'-O)-methyltransferase has translation MNERRDPEVAVLRLGHRPGRDERMTTHVGLTARALGADRVLLPDNAGQSLETVADITERFGGPFAVELTDSTQGVVRGWEGKVVHLTMYGERVQDVEDAVRRAHHEDGDPLLIVVGAEKVPFDVYEEADWNVGVTNQPHSEVAGLAVFLDRLFEGRELEREWEGADRRVVPMETGKRVVSADEE, from the coding sequence ATGAACGAGCGTCGCGACCCCGAGGTCGCTGTCCTCCGGCTCGGCCACCGACCCGGGCGAGACGAGCGGATGACGACCCACGTCGGCCTGACAGCCCGGGCACTGGGCGCCGACCGCGTCCTCCTCCCAGACAACGCCGGCCAGTCCCTCGAGACGGTCGCGGACATCACCGAACGTTTCGGCGGGCCGTTCGCAGTCGAGTTAACCGATTCCACCCAGGGAGTCGTCCGCGGATGGGAGGGAAAAGTCGTCCACCTCACGATGTATGGCGAGCGCGTCCAGGACGTCGAGGACGCCGTTCGAAGGGCCCACCACGAGGACGGCGACCCGCTCCTGATCGTCGTCGGCGCGGAGAAGGTACCGTTCGACGTCTACGAGGAGGCCGACTGGAACGTCGGCGTGACGAACCAGCCACACTCCGAGGTCGCGGGGCTGGCCGTCTTCCTCGATCGTCTGTTCGAGGGCCGCGAACTCGAGCGGGAGTGGGAGGGTGCGGATCGGCGCGTGGTTCCGATGGAGACGGGCAAGCGGGTCGTTTCGGCCGACGAGGAGTGA